The following proteins are co-located in the Schistocerca nitens isolate TAMUIC-IGC-003100 chromosome 2, iqSchNite1.1, whole genome shotgun sequence genome:
- the LOC126235356 gene encoding uncharacterized protein LOC126235356 encodes MAEEPGTNYHVYFLVTQENERNVKRIVTAIRCNQRNDDQYRELIQNLNNGDEIVNTRGVWLYFNDLLYWKAQREHQRWKICIPKTVVYELITYIHEGYGHFGIHKCIKHLMKYYYFKNMSRIVRSIIRACETCQKVKVNNKSKRYKLYAVIPRGLWDLLSLDFFDPLPRSSGGFTYVFVVMECWSKHVKLYTLKRANTASVIRCLTRNYFVNWGIPKRLMSDNGSAFISQKFQDMIKQYGIKQILISKYHPQSNLVERVMKELGRLWNVSKRNCISALYTMDKSAHTSHTLSECVKDIHLCSDRKIEAINTGLMELERHIKLQAIDVEVFNARIEQCDVNYKIEEVNTKPTDMHG; translated from the exons atggcagaagaaccaggaacaaattaccatgtttatttcctGGTAACTCAGGAGAACGAACGAAATGTTAAACGGATAGTAACTGCTATtagatgcaatcaaagaaatgacgATCAATATAGGGAGCTTATACAAAACCTCAATAATGGGGACGAAATAGTTAACACCCGGGGTGTGTGGTtatatttcaacgacttgttgtattggaaagcacagagggaacaccagagatggaaaatctgcattccgaaaactgttgtgtacgaattaattacttatattcatgaaggttacgggcattttggaattcataaatgtattaaacatctaatgaagtattattatttcaaaaatatgtcccgtattgtgagaagtattattagggcttgtgaaacctgtcaaaaggttaaagttaataacaaatctaAGCGGTATAAACTATATGCTGTAATTCCTCGAGGTCTGTGGGATCTACTGTCATTAGATTTTTTCGACCCTCtgcctcgtagttcaggaggatttacttatgtgtttgttgtcatggaatgttggtccaaacatgtgaagctatatactttgaaacgagcgaataccgcaagcgttatacgctgtcttacccgaaattactttgttaactggggcattcctaaacgacttatgtctgacaacggtagtgcctttattagtcaaaagtttcaagatatgataaaacaatatggaatcaaacaaatcttaatttcgaaatatcaccctcaaagtaatttagttgaaagagtcatgaaagaattaggacgattat GGAATGTGTCAAAACGTAACTGTATCAGTGCATTGTACACTATGGACAAATCTGCACATACGTCACACACTCTTTCAGAGTGCGTGAAGGATATACATCTGTGCAGCGACAGAAAAATCGAGGCAATCAACACTGGATTAATGGAACTAGAAAGACATATCAAGTTACAGGCTATAGATGTCGAAGTGTTTAATGCTAGGATAGAACAATGTGATGTCAACTACAAAATTGAAGAAGTGAACACAAAACCTACAGATATGCATGGATGA